In one window of Notolabrus celidotus isolate fNotCel1 chromosome 15, fNotCel1.pri, whole genome shotgun sequence DNA:
- the sec62 gene encoding translocation protein SEC62 isoform X1, translated as MAERRRHKKRIQEVSEPTKEEKAVAKYLRFNCPTKSTNMMGHRVDYFIASKAVDCLLDSKWAKAKKGEEAVFTTRESVLDYCNRLLKKQFFHRALKVMKKKPEKDTKKDKEKEKEKEKEKEKEKEKEKEKEKEKEKEKEKAKGDSSKEEEKKGKKEKDKKKESEVETKKEKSDDSPGTPKKKKEVKKKFKLEPHEDQLFLDGNEVFVWIYDPVHFKTFAMGLILVIAVIAATLFPLWPAEMRVGVYYLSVAAGCFVASILLLAVARCILFLIIWVVTGGRHHFWFLPNLTADVGFIDSFRPLYTHEYKGPRASKKGSDKDDKDNGGSTKAQKSDSDEKSDSEKKDVDDEEEEEEEESKEATAAEEGKEAEGEGTDRHSDTDSDRREDEGSQHSNGNDFEMITREELEQHTEEEEEEEEEEEEEEEEENTQQRKEGCESETKGQTAET; from the exons GAGGTGAGCGAGCCCACCAAGGAGGAGAAGGCGGTGGCCAAGTATCTTCGGTTCAACTGCCCCACCAAGTCCACCAACATGATGGGCCACAGGGTGGACTACTTTATCG CCTCCAAGGCAGTGGACTGTCTGCTTGACTCAAAGTGGGCCAAGGCGAAGAAGGGAGAGGAGGCTGTGTTCACCACCAGGGAGTCTGTGTTGGATTACTGCAACAG ACTTCTGAAGAAGCAGTTCTTCCACCGGGCTCTCAAAGTGATGAAGAAAAAACCTGAGAAGGACACCAAGAAAgacaaggagaaggagaaggagaaggagaaggaaaaggaaaaggaaaaggaaaaagagaaggagaaggagaaggaaaaagagaaggaaaaggagAAGGCAAAGGGTGACAgcagcaaagaggaggagaagaaagggaagaaggagaaagacaagaagaaagagTCTGAAGTTGAAACCAAGAAAGAGAAGAGT GATGACAGTCCTGGAACccccaaaaagaagaaagaggtgaagaagaagTTCAAACTGGAGCCTCATGAGGATCAGCTGTTTCTAGATGGAAATGAG gtgtttgtgtggatttaTGATCCAGTCCATTTCAAGACCTTTGCAATGGGGCTGATACTTG TTATTGCAGTGATAGCAGCCACGCTGTTCCCGCTGTGGCCAGCAGAAATGCGAGTAGGAGTTTACTATCTGAGTGTAGCAGCAGGCTGCTTTGTGGCCAGTATACTGCTTCTGGCTGTCG ctCGATGTATCCTCTTCCTAATAATCTGGGTGGTGACGGGCGGGCGCCATCACTTCTGGTTCCTCCCCAACCTGACAGCAGACGTGGGCTTCATCGACTCATTCAGGCCGCTGTACACTCACGAGTACAAAGGACCGCGAGCCAGCAAGAAGGGCTCGGACAAGGACGACAAGGACAACGGAGGCTCCACCAAGGCTCAAAAATCAGATAGTGATGAAAAGTCTGACAGCGAGAAGAAGGATgtggatgatgaagaggaggaggaagaggaggagagcaaagaggcgacagcagcagaggaaggtaAAGAAGCAGAAGGGGAAGGGACAGATCGGCACTCAGACACAGACAGCGACCGGCGGGAGGACGAAGGATCGCAGCACAGCAACGGAAATGACTTCGAGATGATCACCAGGGAGGAGCTGGAGCAACAcacggaagaagaagaagaggaagaagaagaagaggaagaagaagaagaggaagagaacacGCAACAGAGGAAAGAAGGGTGTGAGAGTGAGACTAAAGGCCAGACTGCGGAAACATAA
- the sec62 gene encoding translocation protein SEC62 isoform X2, whose product MMGHRVDYFIASKAVDCLLDSKWAKAKKGEEAVFTTRESVLDYCNRLLKKQFFHRALKVMKKKPEKDTKKDKEKEKEKEKEKEKEKEKEKEKEKEKEKEKEKAKGDSSKEEEKKGKKEKDKKKESEVETKKEKSDDSPGTPKKKKEVKKKFKLEPHEDQLFLDGNEVFVWIYDPVHFKTFAMGLILVIAVIAATLFPLWPAEMRVGVYYLSVAAGCFVASILLLAVARCILFLIIWVVTGGRHHFWFLPNLTADVGFIDSFRPLYTHEYKGPRASKKGSDKDDKDNGGSTKAQKSDSDEKSDSEKKDVDDEEEEEEEESKEATAAEEGKEAEGEGTDRHSDTDSDRREDEGSQHSNGNDFEMITREELEQHTEEEEEEEEEEEEEEEEENTQQRKEGCESETKGQTAET is encoded by the exons ATGATGGGCCACAGGGTGGACTACTTTATCG CCTCCAAGGCAGTGGACTGTCTGCTTGACTCAAAGTGGGCCAAGGCGAAGAAGGGAGAGGAGGCTGTGTTCACCACCAGGGAGTCTGTGTTGGATTACTGCAACAG ACTTCTGAAGAAGCAGTTCTTCCACCGGGCTCTCAAAGTGATGAAGAAAAAACCTGAGAAGGACACCAAGAAAgacaaggagaaggagaaggagaaggagaaggaaaaggaaaaggaaaaggaaaaagagaaggagaaggagaaggaaaaagagaaggaaaaggagAAGGCAAAGGGTGACAgcagcaaagaggaggagaagaaagggaagaaggagaaagacaagaagaaagagTCTGAAGTTGAAACCAAGAAAGAGAAGAGT GATGACAGTCCTGGAACccccaaaaagaagaaagaggtgaagaagaagTTCAAACTGGAGCCTCATGAGGATCAGCTGTTTCTAGATGGAAATGAG gtgtttgtgtggatttaTGATCCAGTCCATTTCAAGACCTTTGCAATGGGGCTGATACTTG TTATTGCAGTGATAGCAGCCACGCTGTTCCCGCTGTGGCCAGCAGAAATGCGAGTAGGAGTTTACTATCTGAGTGTAGCAGCAGGCTGCTTTGTGGCCAGTATACTGCTTCTGGCTGTCG ctCGATGTATCCTCTTCCTAATAATCTGGGTGGTGACGGGCGGGCGCCATCACTTCTGGTTCCTCCCCAACCTGACAGCAGACGTGGGCTTCATCGACTCATTCAGGCCGCTGTACACTCACGAGTACAAAGGACCGCGAGCCAGCAAGAAGGGCTCGGACAAGGACGACAAGGACAACGGAGGCTCCACCAAGGCTCAAAAATCAGATAGTGATGAAAAGTCTGACAGCGAGAAGAAGGATgtggatgatgaagaggaggaggaagaggaggagagcaaagaggcgacagcagcagaggaaggtaAAGAAGCAGAAGGGGAAGGGACAGATCGGCACTCAGACACAGACAGCGACCGGCGGGAGGACGAAGGATCGCAGCACAGCAACGGAAATGACTTCGAGATGATCACCAGGGAGGAGCTGGAGCAACAcacggaagaagaagaagaggaagaagaagaagaggaagaagaagaagaggaagagaacacGCAACAGAGGAAAGAAGGGTGTGAGAGTGAGACTAAAGGCCAGACTGCGGAAACATAA